A single window of Bufo bufo chromosome 10, aBufBuf1.1, whole genome shotgun sequence DNA harbors:
- the LOC120981051 gene encoding probable cAMP-dependent protein kinase catalytic subunit, translating to MSVGDQPFYSQGSVEDYHLSLQEDDPSFLPGMCPDAINIISGLLCKSPCGRLAITSSIRCHPFFHSVNWEDVESGRAHPPFQWDFE from the exons ATGAGTGTAGGTGATCAGCCGTTCTATAGCCAAGGCTCAGTGGAGGATTATCATCTGTCACTGCAGGAGGATGACCCGTCCTTTCTACCGGGAATGTGCCCTGatgccatcaatatcatatcagGG CTCCTCTGCAAATCTCCATGTGGCCGACTGGCAATAACATCGTCCATCAGATGCCACCCGTTCTTCCACTCAGTAAACTGGGAGGATGTGGAGTCCGGCAGAGCCCACCCGCCATTCCAATGGGACTTT GAGTAA